One part of the Anaeromyxobacter sp. Fw109-5 genome encodes these proteins:
- a CDS encoding DUF294 nucleotidyltransferase-like domain-containing protein: MYSPLSAIVRRPPVTVPLDATVREALERMERTRIDSIVVTDPGGALPLGIFTLHDLLRRVTLPGGDLQQPIVAAMTGGLVTLRPQATAHQAALLMARNAMGHVVVVDAEGHLVGVVSRDDLFGLQRVGVGELSAAIASARDLPALRSASAEIRRLAIDLLAQGVGAEPVTHFTSTLSDLLTIRVVELTLDEHELPPVPLCWIALGSEGRLEQTFSTDQDNGIVFEAAEEDADEVRAALLPFARSVNEKLDACGYALCKGGIMASNPRWCLTLAEWQRAFGRWIYEPNQEDLLNSAIFFDLRPVYGADRLAEQLREWLLASAADRPIFLRFMADNALRCQPPLGTLRDFVFDNRAKEFPHTLELKMYGSRPFVDAARILALARRVAHTSTAERLRALGDAGRLGAGSVTAMVDGFYFIHLLRLRNQATRPTGEGANRVDPRDLNDLDRHVLKEAFRQGRKLQNLLVTEYQL, from the coding sequence ATGTACAGCCCGCTCTCGGCGATCGTCCGCCGTCCGCCGGTGACCGTCCCGCTCGACGCGACGGTGCGCGAGGCCCTCGAGCGGATGGAGCGGACCCGCATCGACTCCATCGTCGTGACGGATCCGGGCGGCGCCCTCCCCCTCGGCATCTTCACCCTCCACGACCTCCTCCGCCGCGTCACGCTGCCGGGCGGCGACCTGCAGCAGCCCATCGTCGCGGCGATGACGGGCGGGCTCGTCACGCTCCGGCCGCAGGCGACCGCGCACCAGGCGGCGCTGCTCATGGCCCGCAACGCGATGGGCCACGTCGTCGTGGTGGACGCCGAGGGCCACCTCGTGGGCGTCGTCTCGCGAGACGATCTGTTCGGCCTGCAGCGCGTCGGCGTGGGCGAGCTCAGCGCCGCCATCGCCTCCGCCCGGGACCTCCCCGCGCTCCGGAGCGCCTCCGCGGAGATCCGCCGCCTGGCCATCGACCTCCTCGCGCAGGGCGTCGGCGCCGAGCCGGTCACGCACTTCACCTCGACGCTCTCGGACCTGCTCACCATCCGCGTCGTCGAGCTGACCCTCGACGAGCACGAGCTGCCGCCCGTCCCGCTCTGCTGGATCGCGCTCGGCTCGGAGGGGCGCCTGGAGCAGACGTTCAGCACCGACCAGGACAACGGCATCGTCTTCGAGGCGGCCGAGGAGGACGCCGACGAGGTGCGCGCCGCGCTGCTCCCGTTCGCGCGCTCGGTGAACGAGAAGCTCGACGCGTGCGGCTACGCCCTCTGCAAGGGCGGCATCATGGCGAGCAACCCCCGCTGGTGCCTCACGCTGGCGGAGTGGCAGCGGGCCTTCGGACGCTGGATCTACGAGCCGAACCAGGAGGACCTGCTGAACTCCGCCATCTTCTTCGATCTGCGCCCCGTCTACGGCGCGGATCGGCTCGCCGAGCAGCTGCGCGAGTGGCTCCTCGCCTCGGCCGCGGACCGCCCCATCTTCTTGCGCTTCATGGCGGACAACGCCCTGAGGTGCCAGCCGCCGCTCGGGACCCTGCGCGACTTCGTCTTCGACAATCGCGCGAAGGAGTTCCCCCACACCCTCGAGCTCAAGATGTACGGCTCGCGGCCGTTCGTGGACGCGGCGCGCATCCTCGCGCTCGCCCGCCGGGTGGCGCACACGAGCACCGCGGAGCGCCTGCGCGCGCTCGGGGACGCCGGCCGGCTCGGCGCCGGCAGCGTCACCGCCATGGTCGACGGCTTCTACTTCATCCACCTGCTGCGGCTGCGGAACCAGGCGACGCGGCCCACCGGCGAGGGCGCGAACCGCGTGGACCCGCGGGATCTCAACGACCTCGACCGCCACGTCCTCAAGGAGGCGTTTCGGCAGGGGCGCAAGCTGCAGAACCTGCTCGTGACCGAGTATCAGCTGTGA
- a CDS encoding response regulator transcription factor → MSKRVLIVDDEPNIVLSLEYLLKRAGHETAVAPDGEAALAALAERTPDLVVLDVMLPKLNGFELCERIRADPRWSGTKVLMLTARGRDTEVTRGLRLGADAYVTKPFSTKDLMARIDELLGVRR, encoded by the coding sequence ATGAGCAAGCGCGTCCTGATCGTGGACGACGAGCCGAACATCGTCCTCTCGCTCGAGTACCTCCTGAAGCGCGCCGGCCACGAGACCGCCGTCGCGCCGGACGGGGAGGCGGCGCTGGCGGCGCTGGCCGAGCGGACGCCCGATCTGGTGGTGCTCGACGTGATGCTGCCGAAGCTGAACGGCTTCGAGCTGTGCGAGCGCATCCGCGCCGATCCCCGGTGGAGCGGGACGAAGGTCCTCATGCTCACCGCCCGGGGGAGGGACACCGAGGTCACCCGGGGCCTGCGGCTCGGGGCGGACGCGTACGTGACGAAGCCGTTCTCGACGAAGGATCTCATGGCGCGGATCGACGAGCTGCTCGGCGTGCGCCGCTGA
- a CDS encoding sensor histidine kinase, with protein sequence MLQGWVIVVASFAYLGVLFAIAYWGDKRAEAGRSIIANPYIYALSLAVYCTTWTFYGSVGRAASSGIGFLPVYLGPTLMVPLWWYVMRKIIRISKAYRITSIADFVASRYGKSQLLGGLVTVIAVVGVIPYISLQLKAISGSFTILRHYPDVVMPAKALALPFLQDTAFYIALMLAAFTILFGTRHLDATERHEGLVAAIAFESVVKLAAFLAVGAFVTFAVYRGFGDVLGQAAKTPELRGLLTVPATSGSYVSWTFLTLLSMLSILFLPRQFQITVVENVDEGHLGKAIWLFPLYLLLINVFVLPIAIGGLALFSGARVDADTFVLTLPMFRREEALTLFAFIGGLSAGTGMVIVETIALSTMVCNDLVMPVLLRMRSLRLNEWRDVSGLLLSIRRLAIGAILLLGYAYFRVAGEAYALVAIGLISFAAVAQFAPAILGGIYWRGGTRAGAFAGLSAGFAVWAYTLLLPSFAKSGWLPASFLSEGLLGVALLKPQQLFGLTGMDEIPHALFWSMLANVGLYVAVSVASRPGVSETSQAALFVDVFERTHAFDRSRLWRGSASVQDLLPLTGRFLGPERAREAFLAYARRRGVGSLEALPADADLVHFAETQLAGAIGGASARVLVASVVQEEPLGLDEVMDILDEASQVRAYSRELEQKSRALETASAELRAANAQLQELDRMKDEFMSSVTHELRTPLTSIRAFSEILRDDPKAPIAERVRFLAIIVKESERLTRLIDQLLDMAKIESGNAEWHAAELDVREAIQDSVEATSQLFRDSGVELAVALQPAPRVRADRDRLVQVIMNLLSNAVKFCPRGGRVEVRLAPAPEGVRVDVQDDGPGISPADQDIIFEKFRQVSDTLTGKPRGTGLGLPISRRIVEHFGGRLWVESELGRGATFSFVLPLDAAAQAAEEPRRAAQGTGAGR encoded by the coding sequence ATGCTCCAGGGCTGGGTGATCGTCGTCGCCTCGTTCGCCTACCTGGGCGTGCTCTTCGCGATCGCGTACTGGGGCGACAAGCGGGCGGAGGCCGGCCGCTCGATCATCGCCAACCCGTACATCTACGCGCTGTCGCTCGCGGTGTACTGCACCACCTGGACGTTCTACGGCAGCGTGGGTCGCGCCGCGTCGAGCGGCATCGGCTTCCTTCCGGTGTACCTCGGGCCGACCCTCATGGTGCCGCTGTGGTGGTACGTGATGCGGAAGATCATCCGCATCAGCAAGGCCTACCGCATCACCTCGATCGCCGACTTCGTCGCGTCGCGCTACGGCAAGAGCCAGCTGCTCGGCGGGCTCGTCACCGTGATCGCGGTGGTCGGGGTCATCCCCTACATCTCGCTGCAGCTCAAGGCGATCTCCGGCAGCTTCACCATCCTGCGGCACTACCCGGACGTCGTCATGCCGGCCAAGGCGCTGGCGCTCCCGTTCCTGCAGGACACGGCCTTCTACATCGCGCTGATGCTGGCGGCCTTCACGATCCTGTTCGGCACGCGCCACCTCGACGCGACCGAGCGGCACGAGGGGCTCGTCGCGGCGATCGCCTTCGAGTCGGTCGTGAAGCTCGCCGCCTTCCTGGCGGTCGGGGCGTTCGTGACCTTCGCGGTCTACCGGGGCTTCGGCGACGTCCTCGGGCAGGCGGCGAAGACGCCGGAGCTGCGCGGGCTGTTGACCGTGCCCGCCACGAGCGGCAGCTACGTCAGCTGGACGTTCCTCACGCTGCTCTCGATGCTCTCGATCCTCTTCCTGCCGCGGCAGTTCCAGATCACCGTCGTGGAGAACGTGGACGAGGGCCACCTGGGCAAGGCGATCTGGCTGTTCCCGCTGTACCTGCTGCTCATCAACGTCTTCGTCCTGCCGATCGCCATCGGCGGGCTCGCGCTGTTCTCGGGCGCGAGGGTGGACGCGGACACGTTCGTGCTCACCCTGCCGATGTTCCGGCGCGAGGAGGCCCTCACCCTCTTCGCCTTCATCGGCGGCCTCTCCGCCGGCACCGGCATGGTGATCGTCGAGACGATCGCCCTCTCCACCATGGTGTGCAACGACCTGGTCATGCCGGTGCTGCTGCGCATGAGGTCGCTCCGCCTCAACGAGTGGCGCGACGTCTCCGGCCTGCTCCTCTCCATCCGCAGGCTGGCGATCGGCGCGATCCTGCTCCTCGGCTACGCGTACTTCCGCGTCGCCGGCGAGGCGTACGCGCTCGTCGCGATCGGCCTCATCTCGTTCGCCGCGGTCGCGCAGTTCGCGCCGGCGATCCTCGGCGGGATCTACTGGCGCGGCGGCACCCGCGCCGGCGCGTTCGCGGGCCTCTCGGCGGGCTTCGCGGTCTGGGCGTACACGCTGCTCCTGCCCTCCTTCGCCAAGTCGGGCTGGCTGCCCGCGAGCTTCCTCAGCGAGGGGCTCCTCGGGGTCGCCCTGCTGAAGCCCCAGCAGCTGTTCGGGCTGACGGGCATGGACGAGATCCCGCACGCCCTGTTCTGGAGCATGCTCGCCAACGTCGGCCTGTACGTCGCGGTGTCCGTCGCGAGCCGGCCGGGGGTCTCGGAGACGAGCCAGGCGGCCCTGTTCGTGGACGTGTTCGAGCGCACGCACGCCTTCGACCGCTCGCGGCTGTGGCGGGGCAGCGCCTCGGTGCAGGACCTGCTGCCGCTCACGGGGCGCTTCCTCGGACCGGAGCGGGCGCGCGAGGCCTTCCTCGCCTACGCGCGGCGGCGCGGCGTCGGCTCCCTCGAAGCGCTGCCCGCGGACGCGGACCTCGTCCACTTCGCGGAGACCCAGCTCGCCGGCGCCATCGGCGGCGCCTCGGCGCGCGTCCTCGTCGCCTCGGTGGTGCAGGAGGAGCCCCTCGGCCTCGACGAGGTGATGGACATCCTCGACGAGGCCTCGCAGGTGCGCGCCTACAGCCGCGAGCTGGAGCAGAAGTCGCGCGCCCTCGAGACCGCCTCCGCCGAGCTCCGCGCCGCAAACGCCCAGCTGCAGGAGCTCGATCGGATGAAGGACGAGTTCATGTCCAGCGTCACGCACGAGCTCCGCACGCCCCTCACCTCGATCCGGGCCTTCTCGGAGATCCTCCGCGACGATCCCAAGGCCCCGATCGCCGAGCGGGTGAGGTTCCTCGCCATCATCGTGAAGGAGTCCGAGCGGCTGACCCGCCTCATCGACCAGCTGCTCGACATGGCCAAGATCGAGTCGGGCAACGCGGAGTGGCACGCGGCGGAGCTGGACGTGCGGGAGGCCATCCAGGACTCGGTCGAGGCGACGAGCCAGCTCTTCCGCGACAGCGGCGTGGAGCTCGCGGTGGCGCTGCAGCCGGCGCCGCGCGTGCGCGCCGACCGCGACCGGCTGGTCCAGGTGATCATGAACCTGCTCTCGAACGCGGTGAAGTTCTGCCCTCGCGGGGGCAGGGTGGAGGTCCGGCTCGCCCCGGCGCCGGAGGGGGTCCGGGTGGACGTACAGGACGACGGCCCCGGCATCAGCCCGGCGGACCAGGACATCATCTTCGAGAAGTTCCGCCAGGTGAGCGACACGCTGACCGGGAAGCCGCGCGGCACGGGGCTGGGGTTGCCGATCAGCCGCAGGATCGTGGAGCACTTCGGCGGGCGGCTGTGGGTCGAGAGCGAGCTGGGACGGGGCGCGACGTTCTCGTTCGTGCTGCCGCTGGACGCAGCCGCGCAGGCCGCCGAGGAGCCGCGGCGCGCCGCGCAGGGGACCGGAGCCGGCCGATGA